A stretch of Nonomuraea africana DNA encodes these proteins:
- a CDS encoding class I SAM-dependent methyltransferase has product MRSLPDRLHRTFFRSMSLLPARGQGRFLRHYFEWFHRTPDPWRHAVDPYEARKYAATLAHVEGDSYDRILDVGCSEGTFTLLAAAAHPAADVLGVDVSERAVHRAAAKARGRARFARLDFLNQDPGGRFDLVVCAETLYYVGRDDRLRLASERLRSFLSPGGTLVLVHPWPEARRLHRFLDGDPLLVRRDEQVEHDGGRPYAVSSYRLR; this is encoded by the coding sequence ATGCGCTCGCTTCCGGACAGGCTTCACAGGACCTTCTTCAGATCGATGTCGCTGCTGCCCGCCAGAGGGCAGGGCCGCTTCCTCCGGCACTACTTCGAGTGGTTCCACCGCACCCCCGACCCGTGGCGGCACGCCGTCGACCCCTACGAGGCGCGCAAGTACGCCGCCACGCTCGCGCACGTCGAGGGCGACTCCTACGACAGGATCCTCGACGTGGGTTGCAGCGAGGGGACCTTCACCCTGCTGGCGGCCGCGGCCCACCCGGCGGCGGACGTGCTCGGCGTCGACGTCTCCGAACGCGCCGTCCACCGGGCCGCGGCCAAGGCGCGGGGCAGGGCGCGGTTCGCGCGGCTGGACTTCCTGAACCAGGACCCGGGCGGGCGCTTCGACCTGGTCGTCTGCGCGGAGACGCTCTACTACGTGGGCAGGGACGACCGGCTGCGCCTCGCCTCCGAACGGCTGCGCTCGTTCCTGTCACCGGGCGGCACGCTGGTGCTGGTGCACCCGTGGCCCGAGGCGCGCCGCCTGCACCGCTTCCTGGACGGCGACCCGCTGCTGGTGAGAAGGGACGAGCAGGTCGAACACGACGGGGGACGGCCCTACGCCGTCAGCTCCTACCGGCTCCGGTAA
- the hemG gene encoding protoporphyrinogen oxidase, producing MEGNRRQVVIVGGGISGLAAAWFLRQGGGQRVRVTVLESSPRIGGKLQASEVAGFSVDEGAESMLARRPEGKDLARAVGMGDDLVAPGTTQAGIYSRGALRAMPKGQVMGVPGDLAELARSGLISPGGLLRVPLDQVLPATLVRSDVSVASYIRARMGSEVVERLVEPLLGGVYAGRSDMLSLEATMPRIAAAARSERSLLGAVREIVSETPKDAGPVFTSLRGGLGSLPEAVAKASGADIRTGLTVRELRRTPDGWQLVTGPVPRPEIVTADAVIIATPATASARLLKDEVPKAAAELARIEYSSMAIVTLAYPVTAFPSPPTGSGYLVPPVEGRKVKAATFSSVKWPHLTESDPSVLLVRCSIGRIGEEQLLQRDDAELVAIAMAEMSEVMGVRGLPLDSRVSRWGGSLPQYNVGHLDRVARARAAVAVEPALAVCGAAYDGLGVPACVSTARTAAARILDHLATQGE from the coding sequence GTGGAAGGGAATCGACGGCAGGTAGTGATCGTCGGCGGCGGGATCTCGGGTCTCGCCGCGGCGTGGTTCCTCAGGCAGGGCGGCGGCCAGCGGGTTCGGGTGACCGTCCTCGAATCGAGCCCCAGGATCGGCGGCAAGCTCCAGGCCAGCGAGGTCGCGGGCTTCAGCGTCGACGAGGGCGCCGAGTCGATGCTGGCCAGGCGGCCCGAGGGCAAGGACCTGGCCAGGGCGGTCGGCATGGGCGACGACCTGGTCGCCCCCGGCACCACCCAGGCGGGCATCTACTCCAGGGGCGCGCTGCGGGCGATGCCCAAGGGCCAGGTCATGGGCGTGCCGGGCGACCTGGCCGAGCTGGCCCGGTCGGGCCTCATCTCGCCGGGCGGGCTGCTCAGGGTGCCCCTCGACCAGGTGCTGCCCGCCACGCTGGTGCGCAGCGACGTCTCCGTCGCCTCCTACATCCGCGCCCGCATGGGCTCCGAGGTCGTCGAGCGGCTGGTCGAGCCGCTGCTCGGCGGCGTCTACGCGGGCCGCTCCGACATGCTGTCGCTGGAGGCGACGATGCCGCGCATCGCCGCCGCGGCGCGCTCGGAGCGCTCGCTGCTCGGCGCCGTGCGCGAGATCGTGAGCGAGACGCCCAAGGACGCAGGCCCGGTCTTCACCAGCCTGCGCGGCGGGCTCGGCAGCCTGCCCGAGGCCGTGGCCAAGGCGTCGGGGGCCGACATCAGGACCGGGCTGACGGTCCGCGAGCTGCGCCGCACGCCGGACGGCTGGCAGCTGGTCACGGGGCCGGTCCCGCGTCCCGAGATCGTGACGGCCGACGCGGTGATCATCGCCACGCCCGCCACCGCCTCGGCCAGGCTGCTGAAGGACGAGGTGCCGAAGGCGGCGGCCGAGCTGGCCAGGATCGAGTACTCCAGCATGGCCATCGTCACGCTCGCCTACCCGGTCACGGCCTTCCCCTCGCCGCCCACCGGCAGCGGTTACCTGGTGCCGCCGGTGGAGGGCCGGAAGGTGAAGGCGGCGACGTTCAGCTCGGTCAAGTGGCCGCACCTGACCGAGTCAGACCCCTCGGTGCTCCTGGTGCGCTGCTCGATCGGCCGCATCGGCGAGGAACAGCTGCTCCAGCGCGACGACGCCGAGCTGGTCGCGATCGCGATGGCCGAGATGAGCGAGGTCATGGGGGTGCGCGGGCTGCCGCTCGACTCGCGGGTCAGCCGCTGGGGCGGCTCGCTGCCGCAGTACAACGTCGGCCACCTCGACCGGGTCGCGCGCGCCCGCGCGGCCGTCGCCGTCGAGCCGGCGCTGGCGGTCTGCGGCGCCGCCTACGACGGCCTCGGCGTGCCCGCGTGCGTCTCCACCGCCCGCACCGCCGCCGCCCGGATTCTGGACCACCTGGCCACGCAGGGAGAATGA
- the hemQ gene encoding hydrogen peroxide-dependent heme synthase — protein MTEATQRPKARDLNQVIRYTMWSVFKTTEQCPSNREGMADEVGELLEQAAGKDVVTRGCYDVGGFRADADYMFWWHAPSAEDLQDVYSRFRRTTLGRLSTPVWSAMALHRPAEFNKSHVPAFLAEEEPRGFVCVYPFVRSLEWYLLDDGERRRMLAEHGMMAREYPDVRSNTVACFALNDFEWMLAFEADELHRIVDLMRHLRGAEARRHTRIEVPFYTGVRKPVGELIAALP, from the coding sequence ATGACAGAGGCGACCCAGCGGCCCAAGGCTCGCGACCTGAACCAGGTGATCCGCTACACGATGTGGTCGGTGTTCAAGACCACCGAGCAGTGCCCGAGCAACCGCGAGGGCATGGCCGACGAGGTCGGCGAACTGCTGGAGCAGGCGGCCGGCAAGGACGTGGTGACGCGCGGCTGCTACGACGTGGGCGGCTTCCGCGCCGACGCCGACTACATGTTCTGGTGGCACGCGCCCTCGGCCGAGGACCTGCAGGACGTCTACTCCAGGTTCCGGCGCACCACGCTGGGCAGGCTGAGCACCCCCGTGTGGTCGGCGATGGCGCTGCACCGGCCGGCGGAGTTCAACAAGTCGCACGTCCCCGCCTTCCTGGCGGAGGAGGAGCCCAGGGGGTTCGTGTGCGTCTATCCCTTCGTGCGCTCCCTCGAGTGGTACCTGCTCGACGACGGCGAGCGGCGCAGGATGCTGGCCGAGCACGGGATGATGGCGCGCGAGTACCCCGACGTCAGGTCCAACACGGTGGCCTGCTTCGCGCTCAACGACTTCGAGTGGATGCTCGCCTTCGAGGCCGACGAGCTGCACCGGATCGTCGACCTCATGCGCCACCTGCGCGGGGCCGAGGCCAGGAGGCACACCAGGATCGAGGTGCCGTTCTACACCGGCGTCCGCAAGCCGGTCGGGGAGCTGATCGCCGCCCTTCCCTGA
- the msrB gene encoding peptide-methionine (R)-S-oxide reductase MsrB, translating into MDKVVKSDAEWRAQLSPEEYHVLREAGTERPFTGEYVDTKTEGVYSCRACGAELFRSDAKFESHCGWPSFFEPSESEAVTLIEDHSHGMVRTEVRCARCDSHLGHVFHGEGYPTPTDDRYCINSVSVRLEPQR; encoded by the coding sequence ATGGACAAGGTCGTCAAGAGCGATGCCGAGTGGCGCGCGCAGTTGTCCCCCGAGGAGTACCACGTGCTCAGGGAGGCGGGCACCGAGCGCCCCTTCACCGGCGAGTACGTCGACACCAAGACCGAGGGCGTCTACTCCTGCCGCGCCTGCGGCGCCGAGCTGTTCAGGTCTGACGCGAAGTTCGAGTCGCACTGCGGGTGGCCGAGCTTCTTCGAGCCGTCGGAGTCGGAAGCGGTCACGCTGATCGAGGACCACTCCCACGGCATGGTGCGCACCGAGGTGCGCTGCGCCCGCTGCGACTCGCACCTGGGCCACGTCTTCCACGGCGAGGGCTATCCGACCCCGACCGACGACCGCTACTGCATCAACTCCGTCTCCGTACGGCTGGAGCCCCAGCGGTAG
- the ligD gene encoding non-homologous end-joining DNA ligase, with translation MPSPFIELEVGERTVKVTNPDKVYFPQIGATKRELVEYYVSVGEGALRALKDRPTHLKRHPDGVGSEAIYQKRMPAKHPEWLETVTVTFPSGRTADALRVSEVASIAYCANLGTIDFHPWQVRAADVEHPDELRLDIDPQPGLGFDTARRTAFLAREVLEEAGMTGFVKTSGNRGVHVAVRIEPRWDFVEVRHAGIALARAIEDRAPDLVTTAWWKEERGERVFIDFNQNARDRTVASAYSVRAKPSAPVSAPLTWEELADAEPADFDIRTMPERFARLGDVHAAIDERVFSIEPLLEWYAKDDRGDLPYPPNYPKMPGEPKRVQPSKAREE, from the coding sequence ATGCCGTCACCTTTCATCGAGTTGGAGGTCGGGGAGCGCACCGTCAAGGTCACCAACCCCGACAAGGTGTACTTCCCGCAGATCGGAGCCACCAAGCGCGAGCTGGTGGAGTACTACGTCAGCGTCGGCGAGGGTGCGCTGCGCGCGCTCAAGGACCGGCCGACCCACCTCAAGCGGCACCCGGACGGCGTGGGCAGCGAGGCGATCTACCAGAAGCGGATGCCCGCCAAGCACCCCGAGTGGCTGGAGACGGTCACCGTGACCTTCCCCAGCGGCCGGACGGCCGACGCGCTCAGGGTGAGCGAGGTGGCCTCGATCGCCTACTGCGCCAACCTCGGCACCATCGACTTCCACCCGTGGCAGGTCCGCGCCGCCGACGTCGAGCACCCCGACGAGCTGCGCCTCGACATCGACCCGCAGCCGGGGCTCGGGTTCGACACCGCCCGCCGTACCGCCTTCCTGGCCCGCGAGGTGCTCGAGGAGGCCGGGATGACCGGCTTCGTGAAGACTTCGGGCAACAGGGGCGTGCACGTCGCGGTCAGGATCGAGCCCCGCTGGGACTTCGTCGAGGTACGGCACGCGGGCATCGCGCTGGCCAGGGCGATCGAGGACCGCGCGCCCGACCTGGTGACGACGGCATGGTGGAAGGAGGAGCGCGGGGAGCGCGTGTTCATCGACTTCAACCAGAACGCCAGGGACCGGACCGTGGCCAGCGCCTACTCGGTGCGGGCCAAGCCGTCCGCTCCCGTCTCCGCGCCGCTCACCTGGGAGGAGCTGGCCGACGCCGAGCCCGCCGACTTCGACATCAGGACCATGCCCGAGCGCTTCGCCCGGCTCGGCGACGTGCACGCGGCGATCGACGAGCGGGTCTTCTCGATCGAGCCGCTCCTGGAGTGGTACGCCAAGGACGATCGCGGCGACCTGCCGTACCCGCCGAACTATCCCAAGATGCCGGGCGAGCCCAAGCGGGTGCAGCCGAGCAAGGCGCGCGAAGAGTGA
- a CDS encoding class F sortase codes for MQRLVLAGAVVVSLAGIALIWFGVSGMVTGSEPAPVSASLMGKAPAKLPKAGAPALTEPPEVLVGRVAKPMKAARPSAVYIPKLGISAPLMELGVDAKGAIENPPLDHPNVAGWYRYAPVPGARGAAVITGHLDTRTGPAVFARLSSIKRGDQVQVMRADRSVAIFVVDKVEQVAKRVFPTKKVFGKVKYAGLRLVTCGGVFDRKAHSYQDNTIVYAHLAHAYHPAS; via the coding sequence GTGCAGCGGCTCGTCCTCGCGGGCGCGGTGGTGGTCTCGCTCGCCGGGATCGCCCTGATCTGGTTCGGCGTCAGCGGAATGGTGACGGGCTCGGAGCCCGCGCCGGTCTCCGCCAGTCTCATGGGGAAGGCCCCGGCGAAGCTGCCGAAGGCAGGCGCGCCCGCGCTGACCGAGCCGCCCGAGGTGCTGGTCGGGCGGGTGGCCAAGCCGATGAAGGCGGCCCGGCCGAGCGCGGTCTACATCCCCAAGCTCGGCATCTCGGCGCCGCTCATGGAGCTCGGCGTCGACGCCAAGGGCGCGATAGAGAACCCGCCGCTCGACCATCCCAACGTGGCGGGGTGGTACCGGTACGCGCCGGTGCCGGGCGCGCGCGGCGCCGCGGTCATCACCGGACACCTCGACACCCGCACCGGGCCCGCGGTGTTCGCCAGGCTCAGCTCGATCAAACGCGGCGACCAGGTGCAGGTGATGCGGGCCGACAGGTCGGTGGCCATCTTCGTGGTGGACAAGGTCGAGCAGGTGGCCAAGCGGGTCTTTCCCACCAAGAAGGTCTTCGGGAAGGTGAAGTACGCCGGGCTGCGCCTGGTGACCTGCGGTGGCGTCTTCGACAGGAAGGCGCACAGCTACCAGGACAACACGATCGTCTACGCGCACCTGGCGCACGCCTACCACCCGGCGTCCTGA
- a CDS encoding acyl-CoA dehydrogenase encodes MGIALTEEHLALAASVRGLVARKPEHGALAAQGVLGLHLPEDAGGQGYGLVELAVALEALGEGLVEGPYLPTVLVSAVLARSGRCPALLPGLADGTATAAVVLDGHGLGSPEADLFLLPVTDGWALLDRSDVEVEPVESIDLSRPLVRVVARAVPEDRALDAVPVRELAAVLLGAEACGVAAWAVATAADHAKVREQFGRPIGQFQGVKHRVAAALVALEQARAAVWDAARALDSAGGPLTDEARLAAGAAGVLGPDAAVRCAADAIQVLGGIGYTFEHDAHRYYRRALSLRMLAGEPGSWAEEVAELAVGGVRRAMEPDLPQEAAPIRERIRATAAELAEEEPLARLGRFAREGWIMPHLPEPWGRGASPLEQVIIHQEFRGLRRPNLGIAAWAVPSLVRYGTREQQDRFLPKTFTGEIVWCQLFSEPGAGSDLAGLSTKAVRVEGGWSISGSKIWTSLAQYAHWGICLARTSPGKPKHEGITYFLVDMSAPGVTVRPLKEINGEELFNEVFLDDVFVPDDLVVGEVDGGWRVARDTLSHERVALGDSWGPGSQHTDMVELLRRLPGLRQAQREHAGRLWAEGQAISALGLRVTLSQLAGTDSGTASSVRKLLGMRHAQAISEFCWSLAPADPHWSRMILTTRAFTIGGGTTEVQLNIVAERALGLPRDP; translated from the coding sequence ATGGGCATCGCACTGACAGAGGAACATCTCGCCCTCGCGGCGTCCGTCCGCGGGCTCGTCGCGCGGAAGCCGGAGCACGGGGCGCTGGCCGCGCAGGGGGTGCTGGGGCTGCATCTGCCCGAGGACGCCGGCGGGCAGGGCTACGGGCTGGTGGAGCTGGCGGTGGCGCTGGAGGCGCTGGGCGAGGGGCTCGTCGAGGGGCCCTACCTGCCGACCGTGCTGGTCTCGGCGGTCCTGGCGCGGTCGGGCCGCTGTCCCGCGCTGCTGCCCGGACTGGCCGACGGCACGGCCACGGCGGCCGTCGTGCTGGACGGACACGGGCTGGGCTCGCCAGAGGCCGACCTCTTCCTGCTGCCCGTGACCGACGGATGGGCCTTGCTCGACCGGTCCGACGTCGAGGTGGAGCCGGTCGAGAGCATCGACCTCTCGCGCCCGCTGGTGCGCGTCGTGGCGCGGGCCGTCCCTGAGGATCGGGCGCTGGACGCGGTGCCGGTGCGCGAGCTGGCCGCGGTACTGCTCGGCGCCGAGGCCTGCGGGGTGGCGGCGTGGGCGGTGGCGACGGCCGCCGACCACGCGAAGGTCCGCGAGCAGTTCGGCCGGCCGATCGGGCAGTTCCAGGGGGTCAAGCACCGGGTGGCGGCGGCGCTGGTGGCGCTGGAACAGGCGCGGGCCGCCGTGTGGGACGCCGCCCGCGCCCTCGACTCCGCGGGAGGGCCGCTCACCGACGAGGCGCGGCTGGCGGCGGGAGCGGCCGGGGTGCTCGGGCCCGACGCGGCGGTCCGGTGCGCCGCGGACGCCATCCAGGTGCTGGGCGGCATCGGCTACACCTTCGAGCACGACGCGCACCGCTACTACCGGCGCGCCCTGTCCCTGCGAATGCTGGCCGGCGAGCCGGGAAGCTGGGCGGAGGAGGTCGCCGAGCTGGCCGTCGGCGGCGTGCGCAGGGCCATGGAGCCCGATCTCCCGCAGGAGGCCGCCCCCATCAGGGAGCGGATCAGGGCCACGGCCGCGGAGCTGGCCGAGGAGGAACCACTGGCCAGGCTAGGCAGGTTCGCCCGCGAGGGCTGGATCATGCCCCACCTGCCCGAGCCGTGGGGCCGAGGGGCGTCCCCGCTGGAACAGGTGATCATCCACCAGGAGTTCCGCGGGCTGAGGCGGCCCAACCTGGGCATCGCCGCGTGGGCGGTGCCCTCCCTCGTCAGGTACGGCACGCGGGAGCAGCAGGACCGCTTCCTGCCGAAGACGTTCACCGGCGAGATCGTCTGGTGCCAGCTGTTCAGCGAACCAGGAGCCGGCTCGGACCTGGCGGGGCTGTCCACGAAAGCCGTGCGGGTCGAGGGCGGCTGGTCGATCAGCGGGTCGAAGATCTGGACGTCGCTGGCACAGTACGCGCACTGGGGCATCTGCCTGGCCAGGACGAGCCCCGGCAAGCCCAAGCACGAGGGGATCACCTACTTCCTGGTCGACATGTCCGCGCCCGGCGTGACCGTCCGGCCGTTGAAGGAGATCAACGGGGAGGAGCTCTTCAACGAGGTCTTCCTCGACGACGTCTTCGTCCCCGACGACCTGGTCGTGGGCGAGGTGGACGGCGGATGGCGGGTCGCGCGCGACACGCTGTCGCACGAGAGGGTGGCGCTCGGCGACAGCTGGGGACCGGGCTCGCAGCACACGGACATGGTGGAGCTCCTCCGGCGCCTGCCCGGCCTGCGGCAGGCCCAGCGCGAGCACGCCGGACGGCTGTGGGCCGAGGGGCAGGCGATCTCGGCGCTCGGGCTACGGGTCACGCTGTCGCAGCTGGCGGGGACCGACTCGGGGACGGCCTCCAGCGTCAGGAAGCTGCTGGGCATGCGGCACGCCCAGGCGATCTCGGAGTTCTGCTGGTCGCTGGCGCCCGCCGACCCGCACTGGAGCAGGATGATCCTCACCACCAGGGCCTTCACCATCGGCGGCGGCACCACGGAGGTGCAGCTCAACATCGTCGCCGAGCGCGCCCTGGGGCTGCCGCGTGATCCCTGA
- a CDS encoding aldehyde dehydrogenase family protein, with the protein MEYRNLIGGRLVPSADGRTLDSVNPATGEVWARVPAGGKADAEAAVAAARAALPAWSGMPALGRAHVLRQVAAVFAEHAEELATIETRDNGRILRDTLRRDLPGMRFLWELAAGQVIDAVRGDTVILGPDSLGLTRREPYGVALAIIPWNSPISTFSAKAAFALAAGNTVIVKPAEQASASVLRLGELLADVLPPGVLNLVSGMGEDVGEALVRHRGVNKISLTGSTQTGVAITQAAGIKPLTFELGGKSPNIVFPDADLDAATQGVTVNSIYTGNAGQVCVAGSRILIHRSVWAEMLERISATAAGLVLGDPLDLATTMGPIVSAGQYERVASYLEIAEKEGAELVFGGRTGAEVVPDLPGGYWVAPTLYAVTDNALRICQEEIFGPVAVALPFDTDEEALALANDSSYGLAAGVWTRDLGRAHRFVRDLECGTVWVNTFRQMPPGLPFGGVKDSGYGHDAVLEYTREKAAIINL; encoded by the coding sequence ATGGAGTATCGCAACCTGATCGGCGGCAGGCTCGTTCCCTCGGCCGACGGCCGTACCCTCGACTCGGTCAACCCCGCCACCGGCGAGGTCTGGGCCCGCGTTCCCGCCGGCGGGAAGGCCGACGCCGAGGCCGCTGTGGCGGCCGCCCGCGCGGCGCTGCCCGCCTGGTCGGGAATGCCCGCCCTCGGCAGGGCGCACGTCCTGCGGCAGGTGGCGGCGGTCTTCGCCGAGCACGCCGAGGAACTGGCCACGATCGAGACGCGTGACAACGGCCGCATCCTGCGCGACACGCTCAGGCGTGACCTGCCCGGCATGCGGTTCCTGTGGGAGCTGGCCGCGGGGCAGGTGATCGACGCGGTCAGGGGCGACACGGTCATCCTGGGCCCCGACAGCCTCGGGCTGACCAGGCGGGAACCGTACGGGGTGGCGCTGGCGATCATCCCGTGGAACTCCCCGATCTCCACCTTCTCCGCCAAGGCCGCCTTCGCGCTGGCCGCTGGGAACACGGTGATCGTCAAGCCGGCCGAGCAGGCCAGCGCCTCGGTACTGCGCCTGGGCGAACTGCTCGCCGACGTGCTGCCACCAGGGGTGCTCAATCTCGTCTCCGGGATGGGCGAGGACGTCGGAGAGGCGCTGGTACGGCATCGCGGCGTCAACAAGATCAGCCTCACCGGGTCCACCCAGACCGGGGTGGCCATCACCCAGGCCGCCGGGATCAAGCCGCTCACCTTCGAGCTGGGCGGCAAGTCGCCGAACATCGTCTTCCCCGACGCCGACCTCGACGCCGCCACCCAGGGCGTGACGGTGAACTCCATCTACACGGGCAACGCGGGCCAGGTGTGCGTCGCGGGATCACGCATCCTCATCCACCGCTCGGTCTGGGCGGAGATGCTGGAGCGGATCTCCGCCACCGCCGCGGGGCTGGTCCTCGGCGACCCCCTCGACCTGGCGACCACGATGGGCCCTATCGTGTCGGCGGGGCAGTACGAGCGGGTCGCCTCCTACCTGGAGATCGCCGAGAAGGAGGGCGCCGAGCTCGTCTTCGGCGGGCGGACCGGCGCCGAGGTGGTGCCGGACCTGCCGGGCGGGTACTGGGTCGCGCCGACGCTCTACGCCGTCACCGACAACGCGCTGCGGATCTGCCAGGAGGAGATCTTCGGGCCGGTCGCGGTGGCGCTGCCGTTCGACACCGACGAGGAGGCGCTCGCCCTGGCCAACGACTCGTCCTACGGGCTGGCCGCCGGGGTGTGGACGCGCGATCTCGGGCGCGCCCACCGGTTCGTGCGCGACCTGGAGTGCGGCACGGTGTGGGTCAACACCTTCCGCCAGATGCCGCCGGGGCTGCCGTTCGGGGGCGTGAAGGACAGCGGATACGGGCACGACGCGGTGCTGGAGTACACCAGGGAGAAGGCCGCGATCATCAATCTGTGA
- a CDS encoding ATP-dependent DNA ligase — MDDELEFHLDLPVLPPVAPMLAKAVKGMPKQDGTLFYEPKWDGFRCIIFRDGDEVFLGSRNERPFTRYFPELVAAVRAELPDKCVVDGEIVLRRGQELDFEALQQRIHPAASRVKMLSEQTPASFVAFDLLALGSEGLMEAPFTERRARLESIFPEAGGSIRLTPVTTDDAQAAEWFQTFEGAGLDGIIVKPGDQPYVPDKRTMFKVKHERTADVVIAGYREHKSGPIVGSLLLGLYGPDGRLHHVGVAASFPMARRAELVEELKPYLAQLGEHPWGEWADQALLRAGQPAATPSSGGQRMPGAVSRWNAKKDLSFIPLRPELVIEVAYDSMEGDRFRHTAQFRRWRPDRTPESCTYEQLEKPISYNLDDILAR, encoded by the coding sequence ATGGACGACGAACTCGAGTTCCACCTCGACCTGCCCGTGCTGCCGCCGGTCGCGCCGATGCTGGCCAAGGCGGTCAAGGGCATGCCCAAGCAGGACGGCACGCTGTTCTACGAGCCGAAGTGGGACGGCTTTCGCTGCATCATCTTCCGCGACGGCGACGAGGTCTTCCTCGGCAGCCGCAACGAGCGGCCCTTCACGCGCTACTTCCCCGAACTGGTGGCGGCGGTCAGGGCCGAGCTGCCGGACAAGTGCGTGGTCGACGGCGAGATCGTGCTGCGCAGGGGGCAGGAGCTCGACTTCGAGGCACTGCAGCAGCGCATCCATCCCGCCGCCTCGCGGGTGAAGATGCTCTCCGAGCAGACGCCCGCCTCGTTCGTGGCCTTCGACCTGCTCGCGCTGGGCTCGGAGGGGCTGATGGAGGCGCCCTTCACCGAGCGCCGCGCGCGGCTGGAGAGCATCTTCCCCGAGGCCGGCGGGTCGATCAGGCTCACCCCGGTGACCACCGACGACGCGCAGGCGGCGGAGTGGTTCCAGACGTTCGAGGGGGCCGGGCTCGACGGCATCATCGTGAAGCCGGGCGACCAGCCGTACGTGCCCGACAAGCGCACCATGTTCAAGGTCAAGCACGAGCGCACGGCCGACGTGGTGATCGCCGGGTACCGCGAGCACAAGAGCGGGCCGATCGTGGGGTCGCTGCTGCTCGGGCTCTACGGTCCCGACGGCAGGCTGCACCACGTGGGCGTGGCGGCCTCCTTCCCGATGGCGCGCAGGGCGGAGCTGGTGGAGGAGCTCAAGCCCTATCTCGCCCAGCTGGGCGAGCACCCATGGGGCGAGTGGGCCGACCAGGCCCTGCTGCGGGCGGGCCAGCCGGCGGCCACGCCGTCGAGCGGCGGGCAGCGCATGCCCGGCGCGGTCTCGCGGTGGAACGCCAAGAAGGACCTGTCGTTCATCCCGCTCAGGCCCGAGCTGGTGATCGAGGTGGCCTACGACAGCATGGAGGGCGACAGGTTCCGGCACACCGCGCAGTTTCGCCGCTGGCGTCCGGACCGGACGCCCGAATCCTGCACGTATGAGCAGCTCGAAAAGCCGATTTCGTACAACCTTGATGACATTCTTGCCCGCTGA
- a CDS encoding pyrimidine reductase family protein: MRRIHPDITDDPDIPQAYAYPADRPWLRVNMVASADGGAWIKGLSGGLSSKGDRRVFGVLRGLSDVVLAGASTVRTEGYGPAKPRESWLPLREGRPPAPPVAVVTRRLDLDLGSSLFTETTPDARTIVITCEAAPKDRRAEAAERAEVIVAGDDRVELNLALAALHERGLTRILCEGGPRLNGQLSAAGLIDELCLSVSPMLIGGGAARILNGATSQVNLRLAQVLEEEGVLFCRYIRE; the protein is encoded by the coding sequence GTGCGTCGCATCCATCCCGACATAACAGACGATCCGGACATTCCGCAGGCCTACGCCTACCCCGCCGACCGGCCATGGCTGCGCGTCAACATGGTGGCGAGCGCCGACGGCGGAGCGTGGATCAAGGGCCTGTCCGGTGGCCTGTCCAGCAAGGGCGACAGGCGCGTCTTCGGGGTCCTGCGCGGGCTCTCCGACGTCGTCCTCGCGGGCGCGTCCACGGTCAGGACCGAGGGCTACGGCCCCGCCAAGCCCCGTGAGTCGTGGCTGCCGCTGCGCGAGGGGCGCCCGCCCGCGCCGCCCGTCGCGGTGGTGACCCGCCGCCTCGACCTCGACCTGGGCAGCTCGCTGTTCACCGAGACCACGCCCGATGCCAGGACCATCGTGATCACCTGCGAGGCCGCGCCGAAGGACCGCAGGGCCGAGGCGGCCGAGCGGGCCGAGGTGATCGTCGCCGGCGACGACCGGGTCGAGCTCAACCTGGCGCTCGCCGCCCTGCACGAGCGCGGGCTCACGAGGATCCTCTGCGAGGGCGGCCCCAGGCTCAACGGGCAGCTCTCCGCGGCGGGCCTCATCGACGAGCTGTGCCTGTCGGTGAGCCCGATGTTGATCGGAGGCGGCGCGGCGCGCATCCTGAACGGCGCGACCAGTCAGGTGAACCTGCGTCTGGCGCAGGTGCTGGAGGAGGAGGGCGTCCTCTTCTGCCGATACATCAGGGAGTAG